Proteins from a single region of Primulina tabacum isolate GXHZ01 chromosome 5, ASM2559414v2, whole genome shotgun sequence:
- the LOC142545159 gene encoding vacuolar-processing enzyme-like — protein MTIPSACTLFLLLLSVVATAGARDDILKLPSEARVFFDGGSQKVNGRADDDSVGIRWAVLLAGSSGYWNYRHQADICHAYQILKKGGLKDENIVVFMYDDIAFDEENPRPGVIINSPHGEDVYKGVPKDYVGDDVTGDNFLAVLLGDKTAVKGGSGKVVDSGPNDHIFVFYSDHGGPGVLGMPTFPYLYADNLINVLKKKHASGTYRSLVFYLEACESGSIFEGLLPEGLNIYATTASNAEENSWGTYCPGEYPYPPPEYDTCLGDLYSVSWMEDCDIHNLRTETLRQQYQLVKSRTANDNSYDGSHVMQYGDLKLSVDNLYTYLGTDPANDNFTFVDENSLWPSSKAVDQRDADLLHFWHKYRKAPVDSARKVSAQKQLAEAMGHRTHIDHSIELVGKILFGIDKGPQVLKTLRPAGQPLVDDWDCLRSMVRSFETHCGSLSQYGMKHMRAIANICNTGVKIEQMADASAQACASFPSNSWSSLHRGFSA, from the exons ATGACGATTCCCTCCGCCTGTACGCTATTCCTCCTTTTACTCTCCGTGGTAGCTACCGCCGGTGCCCGGGATGACATTCTCAAGCTTCCTTCCGAAGCACGCGTATTTTTCGACGGTGGATCGCAGAAGGTAAACGGCAGGGCTGATGACGATTCCGTGGGGATCAGGTGGGCCGTCTTGTTGGCCGGATCCTCTGGTTACTGGAATTACCGCCATCAG GCCGATATATGCCATGCATATCAAATCCTAAAGAAAGGTGGTCTCAAGGATGAAAATATTGTGGTTTTCATGTATGATGACATTGCTTTCGATGAAGAGAACCCAAGGCCAGGGGTCATCATTAACAGTCCTCATGGTGAGGATGTCTATAAGGGAGTTCCAAAG GATTATGTTGGAGATGACGTTACTGGTGACAACTTTTTGGCCGTGCTTCTTGGGGACAAAACTGCTGTCAAAGGAGGTAGCGGGAAGGTTGTCGACAGTGGTCCAAATGATCACATATTCGTATTCTATTCTGATCATGGTGGTCCCGGGGTGCTTG GGATGCCTACATTTCCTTATCTTTATGCGGATAATCTGATCAACGTTTTGAAGAAGAAACATGCCTCTGGAACATATAGGAGCTTG GTATTTTACCTTGAGGCTTGTGAATCTGGAAGTATATTTGAGGGTCTTCTACCTGAAGGCTTGAATATTTATGCAACCACTGCATCAAATGCGGAAGAGAATAGCTGGGGAACCTATTGCCCTGGAGAATATCCCTATCCTCCCCCAGAATACGATACTTGCTTGGGTGACCTGTATAGTGTTTCCTGGATGGAGGACTG CGATATCCACAACCTTCGGACTGAAACCTTGAGGCAACAATATCAACTG GTTAAGAGTCGAACTGCTAACGACAATTCTTACGATGGCTCCCATGTGATGCAATATGGTGATCTGAAGCTAAGTGTGGATAATCTTTACACATACTTGGGTACAGATCCTGCGAATGATAACTTCACTTTTGTTGATGAAAATTCTCTTTGGCCATCTTCAAAAGCTGTCGATCAGCGAGATGCTGATCTTCTACATTTTTGGCATAAG TATCGGAAAGCTCCTGTAGACTCTGCTCGGAAAGTGTCAGCTCAAAAACAGTTGGCTGAAGCTATGGGACACCGGACTCATATTGACCACAGTATCGAACTTGTTGGAAAAATTCTGTTTGGAATTGACAAGGGTCCTCAAGTGTTGAAGACACTTCGACCAGCTGGGCAGCCTCTTGTTGATGACTGGGATTGCCTCAGATCCATG GTTAGAAGCTTTGAGACTCACTGTGGATCGCTGTCTCAGTATGGGATGAAACACATGCGCGCGATTGCCAACATCTGCAATACTGGTGTGAAAATAGAGCAGATGGCCGATGCCTCAGCTCAAGCCTGCGCCAGTTTTCCTTCCAATTCATGGAGTTCTCTCCATAGGGGATTTAGTGCTTGA